The following proteins are encoded in a genomic region of Sesamum indicum cultivar Zhongzhi No. 13 linkage group LG8, S_indicum_v1.0, whole genome shotgun sequence:
- the LOC105169326 gene encoding soluble inorganic pyrophosphatase 6, chloroplastic-like gives MAATRVMASASSAFSGTVLPRSPLRGKPQSLSIFFRNNTVLAQRRRLFTCTAIYNPQVQTREEGQPETLDYRVFFLDNSGKKISPWHDVPLHLGDGVFNFIVEIPKESSAKMEVATDEHFTPIKQDTKKGKLRYYPYNINWNYGLLPQTWEDPSLANAEVEGAFGDNDPVDVVEIGESRGKIGQVLKVKPLAALAMIDEGELDWKIVAISLDDPRASLVNDVDDVEKHFPGTLTAIRDWFRDYKIPDGKPANKFGLGNKPANKDYALKVITETNESWAKLVKRSIPGGELSLV, from the exons ATGGCGGCCACGAGAGTGATGGCGTCGGCGAGCAGCGCCTTCTCCGGCACTGTACTACCCAGGAGTCCGTTGAGGGGAAAACCGCAAAGCCTAAGcattttcttcagaaataaCACAGTGTTGGCGCAGAGGAGGCGTCTCTTTACTTGCACTGCTATCTATAATCCCCAGGTTCAGACTAGGGAAGAGGGCCAGCCTGAAACCCTCGACTACcgtgttttctttcttgataatTCCGGGAAGAAG ATTTCCCCTTGGCATGATGTACCACTGCATTTGGGAGATGGTGTATTCAATTTCATCGTTGAGATTCCAAAAGAATCAAGTGCAAAGATGGAGGTTGCTACAGACGAGCATTTTACTCCCATTAAGCAAGACACCAAGAAGGGGAAACTTCGATACTATCC ATACAACATTAACTGGAACTATGGATTGCTTCCACAAACATGGGAAGACCCTTCACTTGCAAATGCTGAAGTCGAGGGCGCATTTGGAGACAATGATCCAG TTGATGTTGTTGAGATTGGGGAAAGCAGAGGTAAAATTGGGCAAGTGTTGAAAGTGAAACCCTTGGCTGCTTTGGCAATGATTGACGAGGGGGAACTTGACTGGAAAATAGTTGCAATTTCACTGGATGATCCAAGAGCTTCTCTTGTTAATGATGTCGATGATGTTGAAAAGCATTTTCCG GGAACCCTTACTGCAATCAGGGACTGGTTTAGAGACTACAAGATTCCTGATGGAAAACCAGCTAACAAGTTCGGTCTTGGCAACAAGCCAGCAAATAAG GATTATGCTCTTAAGGTTATCACTGAAACCAACGAATCGTGGGCTAAACTTGTGAAAAGATCTATTCCTGGCGGTGAGCTCTCGCTTGTATAA
- the LOC105169327 gene encoding probable protein S-acyltransferase 23, with the protein MASSEIEIVSDSNEHKPSNGNPNEVHIVDVFSAAAYGDFDKLRKFVEHDGVSLSQPDGNGYYPLQWAALNNFADIVQYIIEHGGEVNAKDNAGQTALHWAAVRGSIAAADVLLQNGARVEAADVNGYRPVHVAAQYGQTGFLNYIVAKYHADFDVPDNDGRSPLHWAAYKGFADTIRLLLFRDASQGRQDKEGCTPLHWAALRGNVEACSVLAHAGSKEELMVKDKAGKTPVELASDKGHRNIALFLSNALRAQSKHWNDRICSGHGGKVGYAPVLFSLIVINVILFICSVLFAPNLTKVTAIIGLWGWTGISLAIGSLFMFARCSSKDPGYIKTRTDNHSDTEDSLLNIDLNSNSIWNGNWSQLCPTCKIIRPVRSKHCAICKRCVEQFDHHCPWISNCVGKRNKRDFVVFLFMGTLTASIGGLVALQRIWTSVPALSTGETWTHYVIFNYPGIIAFLVMDAAILIAAATLLSVQATQIARNITTNEVANAIRYGYLRGPDGRFRNPYNHGCWKNCSDFLVHGYTNDDEIAWPPLQQVAR; encoded by the exons ATGGCTTCATCAGAAATCGAAATCGTTTCAGATTCCAATGAACATAAGCCCTCCAATGGCAACCCTAACGAAGTTCATATCGTCGATGTTTTCTCCGCCGCCGCGTATGGAGACTTTGACAAGCTCCGGAAGTTCGTGGAACACGACGGTGTTTCTCTGTCCCAACCCGATGGCAACGGCTACTACCCCCTCCAGTGGGCCGCCCTCAACAACTTCGCCGACATTGTTCAGTATATTATCGAA CATGGTGGAGAAGTGAATGCGAAGGATAATGCGGGGCAGACGGCATTGCATTGGGCTGCAGTTCGAGGATCAATTGCGGCTGCGGATGTGTTGCTGCAGAATGGGGCACGTGTGGAGGCTGCGGATGTTAACGGTTACAGG CCGGTTCATGTTGCTGCTCAATATGGACAAACAGGGTTCCTGAATTACATTGTAGCTAAGTATCATGCTGATTTTGACGTACCAGATAATGATGGAAGGAGCCCTCTGCATTG GGCTGCATACAAGGGATTTGCTGATACTATTAGATTACTTTTGTTTAGAGATGCTTCCCAAGGAAGACAGGATAAAGAAG GTTGTACACCTTTGCATTGGGCTGCCTTGAGAGGAAATGTGGAGGCATGTAGTGTGCTTGCACATGCAGGGTCTAAGGAGGAACTGATGGTAAAAGATAAAGCAGGAAAAACCCCTGTTGAGCTTGCATCTGATAAAGGTCATCGGAATATCGCCCTTTTCCTT TCAAATGCATTGCGTGCGCAGAGCAAGCATTGGAATGACAGAATTTGCTCTGGACATGGCGGGAAAGTTGGTTATGCCCCCgttcttttctctttaataGTTATTAATGTGATCCTCTTCATATGCTCTGTCCTCTTTG CTCCAAATCTAACAAAGGTTACTGCAATTATTGGGCTTTGGGGATGGACTGGCATTTCACTAGCGATTGGCTCTTTATTCATGTTTGCCCGCTGCAGTAG TAAAGATCCAGGTTATATAAAAACAAGGACAGATAACCATTCTGATACTGAG GATTCTTTATTGAACATTGATTTGAATAGTAATTCTATTTGGAATGGAAACTGGTCTCAGCTTTGTCCTACCTGCAAG ATAATAAGACCAGTTCGATCTAAGCACTGTGCTATATGTAAACGCTGCGTGGAGCAGTTTGACCACCACTGCCCCTGGATCTCGAATTGTGTGGGAAAG AGAAATAAGCGagattttgttgtttttctcttcATGGGGACTCTAACAGCATCAATTGGTGGCTTGGTCGCTCTCCAGA GAATTTGGACATCTGTACCAGCCTTGTCAACTGGAGAAACGTGGACTCATTATGTGATTTTTAACTATCCTGGCATCATTGCGTTCCTAGTTATGGATGCGGCTATTTTAATTGCTGCGGCAACTTTATTGTCTGTACAAGCAACCCAG ATTGCTCGGAACATCACCACAAATGAAGTAGCAAATGCAATACGTTATGGTTACCTCCGCGGCCCAGATGGCCGGTTCCGAAACCCATATAATCATGGTTGTTGGAAGAATTGCTCCGATTTCCTAGTACATGGTTACACAAATGATGATGAAATAGCCTGGCCGCCTCTGCAGCAGGTTGCAAGGTAG
- the LOC105169328 gene encoding L-galactose dehydrogenase isoform X1 — MAAPTLLELRPLGNTGLKLSCVGFGASPLGNVFGIISESDAIATVRRAFSLGVNFFDTSPYYGGTLSEKMLGKALKALEVPRNEYIVSTKCGRYKEGFDFSAERVTRSIDESLERLQLDYVDILHCHDIEFGSLDQIVTETIPALVKLKEAGKVKFIGITGLPLGIFSYVLDRVPPGTVDVILSYCHYGINDNTLEDLLPYLKSKGVGIISASPLAMGLLTESGPPEWHPAPPELKAACKAAASYCKEKGKNISKLAMQYSLSNKEISTVLVGMNSVKQVDENIAAAQELATVGKDEKTLTEVESILKPVKNQTWPSGIQQS, encoded by the exons ATGGCGGCCCCGACTCTCCTAGAGCTCCGGCCGTTGGGTAACACGGGCCTGAAGCTCAGTTGCGTGGGCTTTGGCGCCTCTCCTCTCGGCAATGTTTTCGGAATCATCTCTGAATCCGACGCCATCGCCACCGTCCGCCGAGCTTTCAGCCTCGGAGTCAACTTCTTCGACACATCCCC GTACTATGGTGGGACATTATCAGAGAAGATGCTGGGGAAAGCACTGAAAGCTTTGGAAGTGCCCAGAAATGAATACATTGTTTCGACTAAGTGTGGAAGGTATAAAGAGGGTTTTGATTTTAGTGCTGAAAGAGTGACAAGGAGCATTGATGAGAGTCTGGAAAGATTGCAGCTTGATTATGTGGATATCCTGCATTGTCATGATATAGAGTTCGGCTCCCTTGACCAG ATTGTGACTGAGACAATCCCTGCACTTGTTAAATTAAAGGAAGCAGGAAAGGTCAAATTCATTGGCATAACAGGACTTCCATTGGGAATTTTCTCTTATGTTCTAGATAGAGTGCCACCAGGAACAGTTGACGTAATCCTGTCATATTGTCACTACGGTATCAATGATAATACCTTGGAGGATTTACTGCCTTACTTGAAGAGCAAGGGCGTTGGTATAATCAGTGCTTCTCCACTGGCGATGGGTCTTCTTACAGAAAGTGGCCCCCCTGAGTGGCATCCTGCTCCCCCTGAACTCAAG GCTGCATGCAAAGCTGCTGCTTCTTACTgcaaagagaaaggaaaaaacataTCAAAGTTAGCCATGCAGTACAGCTTATCAAACAAAGAAATTTCTACTGTCTTGGTTGGGATGAACTCTGTCAAACAG GTTGATGAAAACATAGCAGCTGCACAGGAGCTAGCGACAGTTGGGAAGGACGAGAAAACTCTAACAGAGGTAGAGAGCATTCTGAAACCTGTGAAGAATCAGACATGGCCCAGTGGTATTCAACAGAGTTGA
- the LOC105169328 gene encoding L-galactose dehydrogenase isoform X2, whose product MYYGGTLSEKMLGKALKALEVPRNEYIVSTKCGRYKEGFDFSAERVTRSIDESLERLQLDYVDILHCHDIEFGSLDQIVTETIPALVKLKEAGKVKFIGITGLPLGIFSYVLDRVPPGTVDVILSYCHYGINDNTLEDLLPYLKSKGVGIISASPLAMGLLTESGPPEWHPAPPELKAACKAAASYCKEKGKNISKLAMQYSLSNKEISTVLVGMNSVKQVDENIAAAQELATVGKDEKTLTEVESILKPVKNQTWPSGIQQS is encoded by the exons AT GTACTATGGTGGGACATTATCAGAGAAGATGCTGGGGAAAGCACTGAAAGCTTTGGAAGTGCCCAGAAATGAATACATTGTTTCGACTAAGTGTGGAAGGTATAAAGAGGGTTTTGATTTTAGTGCTGAAAGAGTGACAAGGAGCATTGATGAGAGTCTGGAAAGATTGCAGCTTGATTATGTGGATATCCTGCATTGTCATGATATAGAGTTCGGCTCCCTTGACCAG ATTGTGACTGAGACAATCCCTGCACTTGTTAAATTAAAGGAAGCAGGAAAGGTCAAATTCATTGGCATAACAGGACTTCCATTGGGAATTTTCTCTTATGTTCTAGATAGAGTGCCACCAGGAACAGTTGACGTAATCCTGTCATATTGTCACTACGGTATCAATGATAATACCTTGGAGGATTTACTGCCTTACTTGAAGAGCAAGGGCGTTGGTATAATCAGTGCTTCTCCACTGGCGATGGGTCTTCTTACAGAAAGTGGCCCCCCTGAGTGGCATCCTGCTCCCCCTGAACTCAAG GCTGCATGCAAAGCTGCTGCTTCTTACTgcaaagagaaaggaaaaaacataTCAAAGTTAGCCATGCAGTACAGCTTATCAAACAAAGAAATTTCTACTGTCTTGGTTGGGATGAACTCTGTCAAACAG GTTGATGAAAACATAGCAGCTGCACAGGAGCTAGCGACAGTTGGGAAGGACGAGAAAACTCTAACAGAGGTAGAGAGCATTCTGAAACCTGTGAAGAATCAGACATGGCCCAGTGGTATTCAACAGAGTTGA